The Sporohalobacter salinus genomic sequence GATTTCTGTTGAATACCTGAATATACCATCTTCTAATTCTTTTTCTAAATCCATAGGAATTATTTTTAATTCTTCTAAATTATTTTCAATAGCTAAACAAACTTCTACCTGCACATCATCAGAAGTTAAGTTACCTAATTTTACCTGAGCTGTTAACTGGATAGTATCTTTGGCATTAAAACTCCCCTGTTCTCCTTTGTTTTGAGAAAAAATTTCTATCTGATGCCAGTTATTCTGCAGCTTCTCTTTCCAATTAGCTAACTTTTTCGCTTTTTGATAGCCATTTTTTCTAATCTGAATACCTTGCTTGATAGCCGGGAGATATAATCGTTTTGTATACTCCTGAACCATCCTATCAGTACTATATTCAGGACCATTAGAAATCATTGCTTCTTTCATCAAATAGACCCATTCTGAAGAATAAATATTTTTATTGAAGTTATAGTAAGTAGGTACTATTTCCTCCTCTAAAGCTTTATATAAAGACTTACTGTCAATTAAATCTTGTTCCTCATCACTTCTATACTTTAACCTTTCTTTACGACCAATAGCCCAGCCATTTTTGCCGTTATATCCTTCACACCACCAGCCATCTAGAACACTAAAATTCAACCCACCATTTACTGCTACTTTTTGACCGCTCGTTCCGCTAGCTTCCAAGGGTCTACGAGGATTATTAAGCCAAACATCAACTCCTTGAACCAAATATCTCGCTAAATTCATATCATAATCTTCTAAAAGAACTACTTTTCCTTTAAATTGCTCACTTTCAGCAATTTCATGAATTTCCTTAATTAATTGCTTACCAGGAACATCAGCTGGATGAGCCTTACCAGCAAAAATCAGCTGCACTTCTTTTCCTTCTTTATTACAAATTTCACTTAACCTTTCTAGATCCTTAAAAATCAAATTAGCCCGTTTATAGGTAGCAAATCTTCGAGCAAAACCGATAGTAAGTGCATCATAAGATAATAAGTTGCTATCTGAAAAACCATTTTCATATCTACTCTTTCTTTCTAAATCTTTTTCTCTAATAAAATCAATCATTTTTGCTTTCAACTTGTGATGGGCTTGCCAAAATTTATCATCAGGAATATCTTTAACTCCTTCCCAAACTTCTCTATGATTTATTCTATCTCTCCAATCATCAGTAAGATATTCATCAAATAATTTCACCCATTCTGGTGCCAGCCACGTTAAGGTATGGACTCCATTAGTTATATAAGTAATAGGATTTTCATCAGCCGGAATATCACTCCATAAGCCCTCCCACATTTCACTAGATACCTGACCATGTAATTTGCTAACCCCATTTTTAAATCGCGACAACTTTAAACCTAAAACAGTTAAACAAAACTGATTATCTTCTTCATTGATTCGACCTAGATTCATAAATTCTTTTTTATTTAATCCTATCTCTTCCCAGTAATCCCCAAAATATTTTTCTTTTAGATCAACTGGAAAGCTTTCATTTCCGGCTGGAACTGGAGTATGAGTCGTGAATACTGTATCAGCCGATACTACCTCTATAGCCTCTTTAAATTCTAATTCTTCTTCTTTCATTAAATCTCTAATTCTTTCAAGTTCCAGGTAAACTGAATGTCCTTCATTCATATGCCAAAGAATAGGAGAATATCCCATTTTATATAAAGCTCGCGTTCCGCCTACTCCTAAAATAATTTCCTGAGAAATTCTTGTTTCATCATCCCCACCATATAAACGCAGAGTTAAATTTCTATCCTGTTTATTATTAACTTCTACATCGCTATCTAAAAGATAAACCGAAACTCTACCTACTTTAACTTCCCATACTCTAAGCACTACTTCTCTTCCCGCGAGATTTACACTCACTCTTAACTCTTTTCCTGTTTCATCTTTTACAAGAGTTAATGGCAATTCACCAAAAGTTAAATCAGGATACAATTCTTCTTGCCAACCTTCATTATTAATTTTTTGTTTAAAGTATCCTTGACGATAAAGAAGGCCTATTCCTACAAAGGGCAATCCTAAATCACTAACTGCTTTACAATGATCACCAGCCAACACACCTAAACCACCAGAATAAATTGGTAGTGACTTATGAAACCCAAACTCAGTAGAAAAGTAAGCCATTACCTCACTTTTATCTTCTGCCACATTATAATTATTTCTAAACCACGTATTCTCTTCCTGTAAATAATTATTAAACTTATCCATAACAAGATTATATTTAACAGCAAAGTTATATTCAGTACTTAATTTCTTTAAATGTTCATATTCAACAGTAGATAAAAGTTTAATAGGATTTCTATTAACTTTCTGCCATATTTCTGGATCAATCATTTTAAATAGCTCTCGTGCTTCTGGATTCCAAGTCCACCATAAATTATAAGCTATTTTCTTTAATCCTTTAATCTTTAACGGTAATTTAGGTACTACAGACAACTTTCCATAAAATTTCATTTAAAAACCTCCTAAAAGCTTTTTAAGTTCTGTTAAGTTATATGAAACTTGAACCCCTCTCCTTCCTAGGAGTATAATAGTTTTAACCCACTAAAACATAACTACAAAGAAAGGAGAGGA encodes the following:
- the glgP gene encoding alpha-glucan family phosphorylase → MKFYGKLSVVPKLPLKIKGLKKIAYNLWWTWNPEARELFKMIDPEIWQKVNRNPIKLLSTVEYEHLKKLSTEYNFAVKYNLVMDKFNNYLQEENTWFRNNYNVAEDKSEVMAYFSTEFGFHKSLPIYSGGLGVLAGDHCKAVSDLGLPFVGIGLLYRQGYFKQKINNEGWQEELYPDLTFGELPLTLVKDETGKELRVSVNLAGREVVLRVWEVKVGRVSVYLLDSDVEVNNKQDRNLTLRLYGGDDETRISQEIILGVGGTRALYKMGYSPILWHMNEGHSVYLELERIRDLMKEEELEFKEAIEVVSADTVFTTHTPVPAGNESFPVDLKEKYFGDYWEEIGLNKKEFMNLGRINEEDNQFCLTVLGLKLSRFKNGVSKLHGQVSSEMWEGLWSDIPADENPITYITNGVHTLTWLAPEWVKLFDEYLTDDWRDRINHREVWEGVKDIPDDKFWQAHHKLKAKMIDFIREKDLERKSRYENGFSDSNLLSYDALTIGFARRFATYKRANLIFKDLERLSEICNKEGKEVQLIFAGKAHPADVPGKQLIKEIHEIAESEQFKGKVVLLEDYDMNLARYLVQGVDVWLNNPRRPLEASGTSGQKVAVNGGLNFSVLDGWWCEGYNGKNGWAIGRKERLKYRSDEEQDLIDSKSLYKALEEEIVPTYYNFNKNIYSSEWVYLMKEAMISNGPEYSTDRMVQEYTKRLYLPAIKQGIQIRKNGYQKAKKLANWKEKLQNNWHQIEIFSQNKGEQGSFNAKDTIQLTAQVKLGNLTSDDVQVEVCLAIENNLEELKIIPMDLEKELEDGIFRYSTEIKLQETGTYRYTFRVVPDESKLINKHELGLVKWIE